Proteins found in one Salvia splendens isolate huo1 chromosome 10, SspV2, whole genome shotgun sequence genomic segment:
- the LOC121752866 gene encoding uncharacterized protein LOC121752866: MVMYIPPHLRGNHHPGNQQYNQPRYQQEHYGQSDYPQPNYSGGPPNQRYNRHPNEGHGDMLVPHHPNDAMREIQEAQKEQRAALEMLTKQLSQVAESLGELKGNEATIQPPGHENISEVSLRSGKVYQSPSHHAISPAIGSRQSREGEGGSSRVDQVKEKGKEKVGGEASEESQKEETERVKPYSYRGMVTRKRDATIDVASMFKDVDVKVPLLTALKMPPISKFIKDYLAGKVNEEGRLITDENVSAVIQRSDLPSKKTDPRMFTLLISIGDIQVEHAMCDLGASINVLPYSIYRKLGAAKLVDTDIMIQLADRSCIHPEGILEDVIVKVNNFRYPADFFVIKMTEPATKESSGVLLGRPFLSTASTIIDVRNGTISLDFQGEQYTFNIDEAMKKPADGENVYSIDVTEPLVQEYLEEELLNNYNLGCKRKCP, from the coding sequence ATGGTCATGTACATCCCACCACACCTACGGGGAAATCACCACCCTGGAAATCAACAGTACAACCAGCCGCGATATCAGCAAGAACACTACGGGCAATCTGACTACCCGCAGCCCAACTATAGTGGGGGACCGCCGAATCAAAGATACAACCGACACCCCAATGAAGGCCATGGAGATATGTTGGTACCGCACCATCCAAATGATGCGATGCGGGAAATCCAGGAGGCTCAGAAAGAGCAGCGGGCGGCGTTGGAAATGCTGACgaaacaactctctcaagttGCAGAGTCGCTGGGCGAGTTGAAGGGGAATGAAGCCACTATACAACCACCTGGTCACGAGAATATTAGTGAAGTATCCTTGAGGTCGGGAAAAGTCTACCAAAGCCCCAGCCATCATGCGATATCTCCAGCAATTGGTTCCAGACAAAGccgtgagggagagggaggatCTAGTAGAGTGGATCAAGTAAAAGAAAAGGGCAAGGAGAAGGTGGGAGGTGAGGCCTCAGAAGAAAGTCAGAAGGAAGAAACTGAAAGGGTTAAGCCTTATTCGTACCGTGGAATGGTGACAAGGAAAAGGGATGCCACAATCGATGTGGCAAGTATGTTCAAGGACGTGGATGTGAAGGTACCGCTCTTGACGGCGTTAAAAATGCCCCCGATCAGTAAGTTCATTAAAGACTACCTGGCAGGGAAGGTCAATGAGGAAGGGAGACTAATTACAGACGAGAACGTCTCTGCCGTAATCCAGAGAAGCGACCTCCCCTCCAAGAAAACTGATCCTAGAATGTTCACACTCCTTATTTCTATCGGAGACATCCAGGTGGAGCACGCGATGTGTGACTTAGGGGCATCAATCAACGTTCTGCCATACTCCATCTATCGGAAGTTAGGAGCGGCCAAGCTCGTCGACACTGACATAATGATACAGTTGGCTGACAGATCGTGTATTCACCCAGAGGGGATTCTGGAAGACGTGATTGTTAAGGTTAATAACTTTCGatacccagctgatttttttGTGATCAAAATGACGGAACCCGCGACAAAGGAGTCGAGTGGAGTCCTACTAGGACGACCGTTCCTGTCAACAGCCAGCACTATTATAGACGTCCGAAATGGGACGATAAGCCTGGATTTCCAGGGAGAGCAGTATACGTTCAATATTGATGAAGCCATGAAAAAGCCAGCTGACGGGGAAAACGTATACTCCATAGATGTGACTGAGCCCTTGGTACAGGAGTATTTGGAGGaagaattattaaataattataatttaggaTGCAAAAGAAAGTGTCCCTAG